A region from the Phycisphaerales bacterium genome encodes:
- a CDS encoding dodecin domain-containing protein, translating into MKSVARVTEIIASSSKSFEDAIKNGVTRANKTLDNVTGAWVQDMKVDVKNGKIAGYRVNMKVTFVLKD; encoded by the coding sequence ATGAAGAGTGTCGCACGAGTGACGGAAATCATCGCGAGTTCGTCGAAGAGTTTTGAGGATGCGATCAAGAACGGCGTGACGAGAGCGAACAAGACGCTCGACAACGTGACGGGGGCATGGGTGCAGGACATGAAGGTGGACGTGAAGAACGGGAAGATCGCGGGGTATCGCGTGAACATGAAGGTCACGTTTGTGCTGAAGGACTAG
- the iscX gene encoding Fe-S cluster assembly protein IscX, producing the protein MGVSSFGWLDVRRIAEELADRHADIDPLTVSFPRLREMVAGLPGFVADPKHNVNERILEEIQRLWIEERE; encoded by the coding sequence ATGGGTGTGTCGTCGTTCGGGTGGCTGGATGTGCGGCGGATCGCCGAGGAGTTGGCGGATCGTCACGCGGACATCGATCCGCTCACGGTGAGTTTCCCGAGGCTGCGGGAGATGGTGGCGGGCCTCCCCGGCTTTGTGGCGGACCCGAAGCACAACGTGAACGAACGGATTCTGGAAGAGATCCAGCGGCTTTGGATTGAGGAACGCGAGTAG
- a CDS encoding deoxyribodipyrimidine photo-lyase codes for MRTLVWFRADLRLHDNPALTEATRSSSKGVIALYVFSPSEWKSFDYAPSRIDLMLRTLVELSCDLERLNIPLLIRTAASADEIPRLILDIATRHECDRLAFTPEYELNESRRDEIVTTLFTKSGREVRAHNHAVLAQPGTIRTGAGEAYKVFTPFKKALIARLADSPELIEATQAPKKQPSTPTPPDPIPTSIAGFEFTPTPPDELQLSSTDAAYHPFPAGERAARSQLDHFVANRVRDYADARDIPSLDATSRLSPHLALGTISPHACIRAAIDASLNRNTSVATLASATASKSGPSTWISEVIWREFYIHVMSLFPRVCMHRAFDLTTEAIEWDDNPAFLEAWKQGRTGVPIVDAGMRQLRATNWMHNRVRMVTAMFLAKNLFLDWRLGEKHFMNHLVDGFLASNNGGWQWSASTGTDAAPYFRIFNPVSQSRRFDTEGDYIRRWIPELRGVTSDAIHEPWSGKTKSASSGGLFDSREYPTRPIVDLSTTRTRAIEAFRTR; via the coding sequence ATGCGAACACTCGTCTGGTTCCGCGCCGATCTCCGCCTCCACGACAACCCCGCCCTCACCGAGGCCACACGATCCTCGTCCAAAGGCGTCATCGCCCTCTACGTCTTCTCTCCCTCCGAGTGGAAGTCCTTCGACTACGCCCCGTCCCGCATCGACCTGATGCTCCGCACCCTCGTGGAACTCTCTTGCGACCTCGAACGCCTGAACATCCCGCTGCTCATCCGTACAGCCGCCTCCGCCGACGAGATCCCGCGACTGATCCTCGATATCGCCACCAGGCACGAGTGCGATCGTCTCGCCTTCACACCCGAGTACGAACTCAACGAATCACGCCGCGATGAGATCGTCACGACACTCTTCACAAAGTCAGGCCGCGAGGTCCGCGCCCACAACCACGCCGTCCTCGCCCAGCCGGGCACGATCCGAACCGGCGCCGGCGAGGCCTACAAGGTCTTCACGCCCTTCAAGAAGGCCCTCATCGCCCGCCTCGCCGATTCCCCCGAACTCATCGAGGCCACTCAGGCCCCAAAGAAACAACCATCCACGCCGACGCCGCCGGACCCGATCCCGACCTCTATCGCCGGCTTCGAGTTCACCCCAACACCACCCGACGAACTCCAACTCTCCTCGACCGATGCGGCGTATCACCCCTTCCCCGCCGGTGAGCGAGCCGCGAGATCACAGCTCGATCACTTCGTCGCCAATCGAGTCCGCGACTACGCCGACGCGCGCGACATCCCATCCCTCGACGCCACCAGTCGCCTCAGCCCGCACCTCGCCCTCGGCACGATCTCGCCACATGCATGCATACGTGCCGCCATCGATGCGAGTCTCAACCGCAACACATCTGTCGCGACACTCGCCTCCGCCACTGCCTCAAAGTCAGGCCCCTCGACCTGGATCTCCGAGGTCATCTGGCGCGAGTTCTACATCCATGTCATGAGCCTCTTCCCCCGCGTCTGCATGCACCGCGCCTTCGACCTCACCACCGAGGCCATCGAGTGGGACGACAACCCCGCCTTCCTCGAGGCCTGGAAACAAGGCCGAACCGGAGTCCCCATCGTCGACGCCGGCATGCGACAACTCCGCGCCACCAACTGGATGCACAACCGCGTCCGCATGGTCACCGCCATGTTCCTCGCCAAAAACCTCTTCCTCGACTGGCGCCTCGGCGAGAAGCACTTCATGAACCACCTCGTCGATGGCTTCCTCGCCAGCAACAACGGCGGCTGGCAGTGGTCCGCCAGCACAGGCACCGACGCCGCACCCTACTTCCGGATCTTCAACCCCGTCTCGCAGTCCCGAAGATTCGATACAGAGGGCGACTACATCAGGCGATGGATCCCCGAACTCCGTGGCGTGACTAGCGACGCGATCCACGAACCATGGAGTGGGAAGACAAAATCCGCGAGCAGTGGGGGACTCTTCGATTCCCGAGAGTACCCCACGCGCCCCATTGTCGATCTCTCGACCACCCGCACGCGAGCCATCGAGGCGTTCCGGACGCGATAA
- a CDS encoding ligase-associated DNA damage response DEXH box helicase, translated as MTTGLTRMERWFAEQGWEPWAFQRAAWAAHARGESGIVQVGTGAGKTYAAYIGALAELIDEIEGVSSGVRERNTKRVGANLEDGVGTVGTPVLRGRGARTTKRPKESGIGLRILYLTPLRAVARDIEQAMRRPVDDLEFGIRVESRTGDTSASVRARQREVLPEVLVTTPESLTLMLTRANAREQLRDVRCVIVDEWHELISTKRGTQTELALARLRRFSCESGDGRGLRVWGLSATLPNLEEAARALVGVGATPTIVRGDMPREVVIDSILPGEGRRLAWAGHLGLTMLPDVAAALDPAVSTLVFTNTRSQAERWYHGLCLLRPEWQDVMALHHGSIDRGERERVEAGLKDGSVRIVVATSSLDLGVDFTPVERVLQIGSPKGIARIVQRAGRSSHRPRTPCRITCVPTHALELVEIAAVRLALSKGDVEPRQPLDKPLDVLVQHLVTCAMGGGFVEEEMFEEVRSAWSYRELTRDEFDWAMAIVRHGGPALTAYPDFQRVVEINGRLGVQNSRIERLHRMNVGTITSDGTLEIRFLGGRSLGRIEESFVGGLKEGEKFVFAGRVLAFVGVRDLVAFVRPASGRTTYTPIWSGTKLPISESLSSAIREMIETARETCEDSVEMRAAGKVFEVQRRESVVPSRDEVLIETCETSEGRHLFVFPFEGRLVHAGLASLLTLRLSRRTRASLAAAVNDYGFEILSDGDEDLGAMIDSSLFDASTLETDIIEAINTSQLARLAFRDVARIAGLVVQTVPGMRKSASQIQASAGLMFDVLSEFDPENLLLAQARREVTQRHYEQSRLGRALMRLESSRLRIVATRRPTPLSFPLLIERQSTRLTSASIVERVERMRAAWENAESWTRESSETKSGSRSSTGWASWDLGPPPAPKESTPRRRGRRAFGSGSGRRRGV; from the coding sequence GTGACGACGGGACTCACGAGGATGGAGCGGTGGTTCGCGGAGCAGGGCTGGGAGCCATGGGCGTTCCAGCGGGCGGCGTGGGCGGCGCACGCGCGGGGCGAGAGCGGGATTGTGCAGGTGGGGACGGGGGCCGGGAAGACGTATGCGGCGTACATCGGGGCACTCGCGGAGTTGATCGATGAGATCGAGGGAGTTTCTTCGGGGGTGAGAGAGAGGAATACGAAGCGAGTAGGAGCGAATCTGGAAGATGGGGTTGGCACAGTCGGGACGCCTGTGCTACGAGGGCGTGGAGCTCGGACAACGAAGAGGCCGAAGGAATCTGGGATCGGGTTGCGGATTTTGTACTTGACCCCGCTGCGGGCGGTGGCGCGGGATATCGAGCAGGCGATGCGGCGGCCTGTGGATGATCTGGAGTTTGGGATTCGGGTCGAGTCACGCACGGGGGACACGTCGGCGTCGGTGCGAGCGCGGCAGCGGGAGGTGCTGCCCGAGGTGCTGGTGACAACGCCGGAGTCGTTGACGCTCATGCTGACGCGGGCGAACGCGCGCGAGCAGTTGCGAGACGTGCGATGCGTGATCGTGGACGAGTGGCACGAGTTGATCTCCACGAAGCGCGGGACGCAGACGGAGTTGGCGCTCGCGAGGCTGCGGCGTTTCTCTTGTGAGTCCGGCGACGGACGCGGGTTGCGTGTGTGGGGACTTTCGGCGACGCTCCCGAATCTGGAGGAAGCGGCTCGGGCGCTGGTCGGTGTGGGGGCGACGCCGACGATCGTGCGGGGCGACATGCCGCGGGAGGTGGTGATCGACTCGATCTTGCCCGGCGAGGGTCGGCGGTTGGCGTGGGCGGGGCATCTGGGGCTGACAATGCTGCCCGATGTTGCGGCGGCGCTCGACCCGGCGGTCTCCACGCTGGTTTTCACGAACACGCGATCGCAGGCGGAGCGGTGGTATCACGGGTTGTGCCTGCTGAGGCCCGAGTGGCAGGACGTGATGGCGCTGCACCACGGGTCAATCGATCGAGGAGAGCGCGAGCGCGTCGAGGCGGGGCTGAAGGACGGGAGCGTGCGGATCGTGGTGGCGACGAGTTCGCTGGATCTGGGGGTGGACTTCACGCCGGTGGAGCGGGTGCTGCAGATTGGGTCGCCCAAGGGGATTGCTCGAATCGTGCAACGTGCGGGGCGCTCGAGCCATCGGCCGCGGACGCCGTGCCGGATCACGTGCGTGCCGACGCACGCGCTGGAGTTGGTGGAGATCGCGGCGGTTCGGCTGGCGCTGTCGAAGGGCGATGTGGAGCCGCGCCAGCCTTTGGATAAGCCATTGGACGTGCTCGTGCAGCACCTGGTGACGTGCGCGATGGGCGGGGGGTTTGTCGAAGAGGAGATGTTCGAGGAGGTGCGGTCGGCGTGGAGTTATCGAGAGTTGACACGCGATGAGTTCGACTGGGCGATGGCGATCGTGCGGCATGGCGGGCCGGCGCTCACGGCGTATCCGGACTTTCAGCGCGTCGTGGAGATCAACGGACGTCTTGGCGTACAGAACTCGCGGATCGAGCGATTGCACCGCATGAATGTCGGCACGATCACGAGCGATGGGACGCTGGAGATTCGGTTCCTGGGCGGGCGGAGCCTGGGGAGGATCGAGGAGTCGTTCGTGGGTGGGCTGAAGGAGGGGGAGAAGTTCGTCTTTGCGGGGCGGGTGCTGGCGTTTGTGGGCGTGCGTGATCTGGTGGCGTTTGTCAGGCCGGCGTCGGGGAGGACGACGTACACGCCGATCTGGTCGGGGACGAAGTTACCGATCAGTGAGTCGCTCTCGAGCGCGATCCGGGAGATGATCGAGACCGCGAGAGAGACCTGCGAGGACAGCGTGGAGATGCGAGCGGCAGGGAAGGTCTTTGAGGTGCAGCGTCGGGAGTCGGTGGTGCCGTCACGTGATGAGGTGCTGATCGAGACGTGCGAGACTTCGGAGGGGCGGCACCTCTTTGTGTTTCCGTTCGAGGGGAGACTCGTGCACGCGGGGCTCGCGTCGCTGCTGACGCTTCGGCTTTCGCGGCGAACGCGAGCGAGCCTTGCCGCGGCGGTGAATGACTATGGATTCGAGATTCTGTCCGACGGAGACGAGGATCTCGGTGCGATGATTGATTCGTCGCTGTTCGATGCGTCCACGCTCGAGACGGACATCATCGAGGCGATCAACACGAGCCAGTTGGCGCGGCTGGCGTTCCGCGACGTGGCGCGGATCGCGGGGCTGGTGGTGCAGACGGTGCCGGGGATGCGGAAGTCGGCGAGCCAGATCCAGGCGAGCGCGGGGTTGATGTTTGACGTGCTGAGCGAGTTTGACCCTGAGAATCTGCTGCTCGCGCAAGCACGGCGTGAGGTGACACAGCGGCATTATGAGCAGAGTCGTCTGGGGCGGGCGCTCATGAGGCTCGAGTCGTCGAGGCTCCGTATCGTTGCGACGAGGCGGCCGACGCCGCTGAGTTTCCCGCTCCTGATCGAGCGGCAGTCGACACGATTGACGAGCGCGTCGATCGTGGAGCGGGTGGAACGGATGCGGGCGGCCTGGGAGAACGCGGAGTCATGGACGAGGGAATCGAGCGAGACGAAGTCGGGATCGAGGTCGTCCACGGGTTGGGCGTCGTGGGATCTCGGGCCGCCGCCGGCGCCCAAGGAGAGCACGCCGAGGCGTCGCGGGCGTCGGGCGTTCGGGTCCGGCTCGGGGCGTCGCCGGGGTGTGTGA
- the pdeM gene encoding ligase-associated DNA damage response endonuclease PdeM, with protein MGSRAAAGAQGEHAEASRASGVRVRLGASPGCVMELLAGRAAYWEARRTLIVADVHLGKCATFRSMGVAVPELLGEDLTRLSTLVARHRAERLLVLGDLLHASLGLTEHVIERVRLWRDALGAEVEVVPGNHDRALERVAGVWGMRVLDDVHVEEPFVFRHDPAPDDRGYVLCGHVHPAVSLSSGSDRMKLACYWLGERVGVLPAFSRFTSGASVRRGVGDRVFAIVEDRVIEV; from the coding sequence GTGGGATCTCGGGCCGCCGCCGGCGCCCAAGGAGAGCACGCCGAGGCGTCGCGGGCGTCGGGCGTTCGGGTCCGGCTCGGGGCGTCGCCGGGGTGTGTGATGGAGTTGCTGGCGGGGCGTGCGGCGTATTGGGAGGCACGGCGGACGCTGATCGTCGCCGATGTCCATCTCGGCAAGTGCGCGACGTTCCGGTCGATGGGCGTGGCAGTGCCCGAGTTGTTAGGGGAGGATCTCACGCGATTGTCGACGTTGGTCGCACGGCACCGCGCGGAGCGATTGCTCGTGCTTGGTGATCTTCTCCACGCGTCACTGGGATTAACGGAACATGTGATCGAGCGAGTGCGGCTTTGGCGAGACGCACTCGGGGCTGAGGTTGAGGTCGTGCCGGGGAACCACGACCGGGCGCTCGAGCGTGTGGCTGGAGTCTGGGGGATGCGTGTGTTGGACGATGTGCATGTCGAGGAGCCATTTGTGTTTCGGCATGATCCGGCGCCGGATGATCGCGGGTATGTGCTTTGCGGGCATGTTCATCCGGCGGTGTCGCTCTCGAGCGGGAGCGACCGGATGAAACTGGCGTGCTACTGGCTCGGCGAGCGTGTGGGCGTGCTTCCGGCGTTCAGCCGGTTCACGAGCGGGGCGAGTGTGCGGCGGGGCGTGGGCGATCGGGTGTTTGCGATTGTGGAGGACCGGGTAATCGAGGTGTGA
- a CDS encoding cation:proton antiporter, whose amino-acid sequence MSTLYLIPTLANASDIARDLAVILGLAAAVATIFRALRLETIPGFLIAGVIASPNLTGLVKNADSVDQISDLAVTLLMFGIGLHMDLTSLKRGFTNIVLAGVASCALSTLVFWAILLAIGIKAPNALALAMALALSSTAVFVRIVTARKEIRTMHARVGLGINIVQDLYSVVILAIVPPIATWAGAEAHAALAQSTAEVSPVFDLLRRGLIALGGGAIIILVGRFILPRLLALVTKLGSGELLLVVSGAIALGAGLATQAVGLSAEMGAFLAGFLLAATPFRYQLSGQIAPLRDLLMAVFFTTVGLAIDPAVFVTHWWIIVLGVLAVVAIKTLSIGASAWAAGMHAPAALLTAVYLANTGEFSLIALGAFEDANVLTNTQAGVGIAIVILSLIISPLLAAPAHVQGRRLSRIRSAPWTTGSTLADHTPEPHQTPSDHDDSQPKPRHIIVAGFGPVGRALAERLERLKIPLTVIELNPKTVQRQTHIGRRTIYGDVTNPEVLESAGVHHADAIIITIPDQEVAMRACQVVRSIAPHIFIAVRTGFLSQAMHARHLGADHVIVEELATAQAMENEVLAKLRERSIAPDAAV is encoded by the coding sequence ATGTCCACGCTGTACCTCATCCCGACTCTCGCCAACGCCTCCGACATCGCGCGTGATCTCGCCGTGATCCTTGGTCTCGCCGCCGCCGTCGCCACCATCTTCCGCGCCCTCCGCCTCGAGACCATCCCCGGCTTCCTTATCGCCGGCGTCATCGCCAGCCCCAATCTCACCGGCCTCGTCAAGAATGCCGACTCCGTCGACCAGATCTCCGATCTCGCCGTCACCCTCCTGATGTTCGGCATCGGCCTCCACATGGACCTTACCTCGCTCAAGCGGGGTTTCACCAACATCGTCCTCGCCGGCGTCGCCTCCTGCGCCCTCTCCACCCTCGTCTTCTGGGCCATCCTTCTCGCCATCGGCATCAAGGCCCCCAACGCCCTCGCCCTCGCGATGGCCCTCGCCCTCTCGTCCACCGCCGTCTTCGTCCGCATCGTCACCGCACGCAAGGAAATCCGCACGATGCACGCCCGCGTCGGCTTGGGCATCAACATCGTCCAGGATCTCTATTCCGTCGTCATCCTCGCCATCGTTCCGCCCATCGCCACATGGGCCGGTGCAGAAGCCCACGCCGCACTCGCCCAATCCACCGCCGAAGTCTCGCCCGTCTTTGACCTCCTCCGTCGCGGCCTCATCGCGCTCGGCGGCGGCGCCATCATCATCCTCGTCGGCAGGTTCATCCTCCCACGCCTCCTCGCCCTCGTCACCAAACTCGGCTCTGGTGAACTCCTCCTCGTGGTCTCCGGCGCGATCGCCCTCGGCGCGGGCCTCGCCACCCAGGCCGTCGGCCTCAGCGCCGAGATGGGCGCCTTCCTCGCTGGATTCCTCCTCGCCGCCACACCCTTTCGCTACCAACTCTCAGGCCAGATCGCCCCACTCCGCGATCTCCTCATGGCCGTCTTCTTCACGACCGTCGGCCTCGCCATCGATCCCGCCGTCTTCGTCACCCACTGGTGGATCATCGTCCTCGGTGTCCTCGCCGTCGTCGCGATCAAGACGCTCTCCATCGGCGCCTCCGCCTGGGCCGCCGGCATGCACGCTCCCGCCGCTCTTCTGACCGCCGTCTACCTCGCCAACACCGGCGAGTTCTCCCTCATCGCTCTCGGCGCTTTCGAAGACGCCAACGTCCTCACAAACACCCAGGCCGGCGTCGGCATCGCCATCGTCATCCTCTCGCTCATCATCAGCCCACTCCTCGCCGCCCCGGCCCATGTCCAGGGCCGCCGACTCTCCCGCATACGCTCCGCCCCATGGACCACCGGTTCAACGCTCGCCGACCACACCCCCGAGCCGCATCAAACCCCTAGCGACCACGACGACTCCCAGCCCAAGCCGCGCCACATTATCGTCGCCGGCTTCGGCCCCGTCGGCCGCGCCCTCGCCGAACGACTCGAACGACTCAAGATTCCCCTCACCGTCATCGAACTCAACCCCAAGACCGTCCAGAGACAAACCCACATCGGCCGCCGCACCATCTATGGCGACGTCACCAACCCCGAGGTCCTCGAGTCCGCTGGCGTTCACCACGCCGACGCCATCATCATCACGATCCCCGATCAGGAAGTCGCCATGCGCGCCTGCCAGGTTGTTCGTTCGATTGCGCCACACATCTTCATCGCCGTCCGCACCGGCTTCCTCAGCCAGGCCATGCACGCCCGCCATCTCGGCGCCGACCACGTCATCGTTGAAGAACTCGCCACCGCCCAGGCCATGGAGAACGAGGTCCTCGCCAAACTCCGCGAGCGTTCAATCGCTCCAGACGCCGCGGTCTGA